One stretch of Leishmania braziliensis MHOM/BR/75/M2904 complete genome, chromosome 16 DNA includes these proteins:
- a CDS encoding putative 60S ribosomal protein L39 — protein MGRFKPLAVKKKYAKKMNQNKPVPYWIRLRTGNRIKWNEKRRHWRRTKLNY, from the coding sequence ATGGGCCGCTTCAAGCCCCTCGCGGTGAAGAAGAAGTACGCGAAGAAGATGAACCAGAACAAGCCAGTGCCCTACTGGATTCGCCTTCGCACGGGCAATCGCATTAAGTGGAACGAGAAGCGCCGCCACTGGCGCCGCACAAAGCTGAACTACTAA
- a CDS encoding putative delta-coat protein has product MTVISAGVVSKQGRIVLARQFTDISRVRIEGLLSAFPRLLESSMNKQVTYIDAGTVRYVYQPIEELFLVLVTTTKSNIVEDLATLQLMGRLIPEYIPEGITEASLEAHSFEVFFALDEVVVCGKRENSTVEQIRVYLGMDSYEERIALEEKQRQMAEAKKITAEHARKMRERRMSGGGPSGGAYGGISSDDPNYGGFGSSTIAGGSMNMYASDGGMETTYPAPSAVMNSHTSAPLKMSTAPRSGMCLSKARKADISSKIQKEMGIPASQAPGAPGGASELGVMRHNAMELPVAVVPQEAVNITIEEKMSAALQRDGEATSIDIKGELTVLVADPQQDHIKLMLAPVSEAFTFRAHAKVNKTLFASDQVLTMADGKPFPVQQPVTILRWRLSDPSITAPISFTCWPESSSITIEYELADPNMAPLQPVRLAIPLYGASPHDVQPSTGTYQVVDGQHVIWTIDVVDGHQNANGNIEITVDNEHGVNGEELFFPIHVALSSQVVIAHVGVMEVVSTQTGQAVHFSQQSRLVSDSVLVQ; this is encoded by the coding sequence ATGACTGTCATCTCTGCCGGAGTTGTGAGCAAGCAGGGCCGCATCGTGCTTGCGCGCCAATTCACCGACATCAGCCGCGTCCGCATCGAAGGTCTTCTTTCTGCCTTTCCGCGGCTGCTCGAGTCGTCCATGAACAAGCAAGTCACGTACATCGACGCCGGCACGGTGCGCTACGTTTACCAGCCCATTGAGGAGCTTTTCCTGGTGTTGGTCACAACAACGAAGAGCAACATCGTCGAGGACCTggccacgctgcagctcatgGGTCGGCTGATTCCTGAGTACATACCCGAGGGCATCACAGAGGCCTCGCTGGAAGCTCACTCGTTTGAGGTGTTCTTCGCCCTCGACGAGGTAGTGGTGTGTGGAAAGCGCGAGAACAGCACAGTGGAGCAGATTCGCGTGTACCTCGGGATGGACTCCTACGAGGAACGCATTGcactggaggagaagcagcggcaaatggcagaggcgaagaagaTTACGGCTGAGCACGCGCGCAAGATGCGCGAGCGGCGCATGTCTGGCGGCGGCCCATCTGGTGGCGCGTACGGCGGCATCAGCTCTGACGACCCGAACTACGGCGgcttcggcagcagcactatCGCTGGTGGCAGCATGAACATGTACGCCAGTGATGGTGGCATGGAGACGACGTACCCGGCGCCTTCAGCGGTGATGAACTCGCACACGTCCGCCCCCCTTAAGATGTCTACAGCGCCGCGCAGCGGTATGTGCCTTAGCAAGGCACGCAAagccgacatcagcagcaagATCCAGAAGGAGATGGGCATTCCGGCATCTCAGGCGCCAGGCGCTCCTGGTGGGGCGAGTGAGCTGGGGGTGATGAGGCATAACGCCATGGAGCTGCCTGTTGCCGTGGTACCGCAGGAGGCGGTGAACATCACCATTGAAGAAAAGATgagcgcagcgctgcaacGCGATGGCGAGGCGACGTCAATAGACATCAAGGGTGAGCTCACCGTTCTCGTGGCGGACCCGCAGCAGGATCACATCAAGCTCATGTTGGCACCGGTGAGCGAAGCTTTTACGTTCCGTGCGCACGCAAAGGTGAACAAGACGCTGTTTGCCAGTGACCAGGTGCTCACCATGGCGGATGGCAAGCCGTTCCCGGTCCAGCAGCCGGTCACCATTCTACGGTGGCGTCTCTCCGACCCCTCCATCACTGCCCCGATCAGCTTCACCTGCTGGCCGGAGTCAAGCAGCATTACGATCGAGTACGAGCTGGCTGACCCGAACatggcgccactgcagccggTGCGTTTGGCCATCCCCCTCTACGGCGCCAGCCCGCACGATGTGCAGCCATCGACGGGCACGTACCAGGTGGTGGACGGTCAGCACGTGATTTGGACAATCGACGTCGTGGATGGTCACCAGAACGCGAACGGCAACATAGAGATCACCGTGGACAACGAGCACGGCGTCAACGGTGAGGAGCTCTTCTTCCCGATCCACGTCGCACTTTCTTCGCAAGTCGTCATCGCGCACGTTGGTGTAATGGAGGTGGTGTCAACCCAGACCGGCCAAGCGGTGCACTTCAGCCAACAGTCGCGCTTAGTGAGCGACAGTGTGCTGGTGCAGTAA
- the CYP13 gene encoding putative cyclophilin 13, with product MNQLSMRSLGGTVTPGSALSGIRYASHITRAAHTTCWMELAVFTQLPVVPSLSGTQLQGRQDLLASTTGAGPPEETSLCLQIELFDDECPQLCANFRRLCNGQSSTRQGQVYCYQGLTPSYCGTYFHKIIPSYCAQGGDITMRVKPGGTNSYSSAGRTWLVDEFKKRRHNEIGLVSMANNGPNSNGSQFFITTSAAHERAFNGRHCCIGRVVRGLDAFMALVAPFGDVDGNPSKYAVVVDCGEGEAPTRISAASSSAAAASQASMAISATEMALASPAADTRSATVGEAPTEIAVSRRTHPPEPQLQHHQAVAASSMSPMQALKSSLKKRSTATSEAAGRHAKHVMYQL from the coding sequence ATGAACCAACTGTCGATGAGGTCTCTTGGGGGCACAGTGACACCCGGCTCCGCACTTTCGGGTATCCGCTACGCGAGCCACATCACACGCGCAGCCCACACTACGTGCTGGATGGAATTGGCGGTCTTTACGCAGCTCCCGGTTGTCCCATCGCTGTCCGGCACGCAGTTGCAGGGCCGCCAGGACTTGCTCGCCTCGACCACCGGCGCCGGCCCCCCCGAAGAAACCAGCTTGTGTCTTCAAATCGAGCTCTTCGACGACGAGTGCCCGCAGCTCTGCGCAAACTTTCGCCGCCTCTGCAACGGGCAGTCGTCAACGCGACAGGGCCAAGTCTACTGCTATCAGGGCCTCACCCCTAGCTACTGCGGCACGTACTTCCACAAGATCATACCCTCCTACTGCGCCCAGGGGGGTGACATCACCATGCGCGTGAAGCCCGGTGGCACGAACAGCTACAGCAGTGCTGGGCGCACTTGGTTGGTGGACGAGTTTAAGAAGCGACGCCATAACGAAATTGGTCTCGTGTCCATGGCGAACAACGGCCCCAACTCGAATGGGTCGCAGTTCTTCATTACCACCTCGGCGGCGCACGAGCGCGCCTTCAACGGTCGCCACTGCTGCATCGGCCGGGTCGTGCGCGGCCTCGACGCCTTCATGGCTCTCGTTGCCCCGTTCGGCGATGTCGATGGGAACCCGTCTAAGTACGCCGTAGTAGTAGACTGTGGCGAAGGAGAGGCGCCGACGAGGATAtcggcagcgtcgtcgtctgccgctgcagcatccCAAGCGTCGATGGCGATATCAGCGACGGAGATGGCGCTGGCATCTCCCGCAGCCGACACGCGGTCCGCTACAGTCGGAGAAGCGCCTACAGAGATAGCTGTATCTCGACGTACTCACCCGCCTGAACCCCAACTGCAGCATCACCAAGCcgtggcggcctcctcgatgTCCCCCATGCAGGCGCTGAAGAGCTCGTTGAAGAAAAGGTCGACTGCGACGTCGGAGGCAGCCGGGAGGCATGCAAAGCATGTAATGTATCAGCTGTGA